One stretch of Natronobacterium gregoryi SP2 DNA includes these proteins:
- a CDS encoding DEAD/DEAH box helicase: protein MTDGDVAAFTHLGPTVRGALSERGFSRPTAPQRLAIPPLAAGQNTLVIAPTGSGKTETAMLPVLDDLVAGEGPPNGFGALYITPLRALNRDMRERLEWWGEYLDLAVDVRHGDTTDYQRSKQATDPPDVLVTTPETLQAMLTGERLRDALQDVSHVVIDEVHELAASKRGAQLSIALERLRDLGGSFQRIGLSATVGDPEEVGNFLTGSRPCEIREIDVGSNVDVTVREPEITEEDEELAGRLLTESDTASHVRLIRDLVAEHESTLIFVNTRQTAEALGSRFKELDLPIGVHHGSLSKEARIDVEDRFKAGELDGLLCTSSMELGIDVGSVDHVIQYQSPRQVTRLLQRIGRAGHRQDEVSNGTIVTTRPDDTFEAVAIARRARAGEVEPAAIHEGSLDVVANQIPGIVQSRGDTRLREAYETVSRAYPFRDLCEETFREVVSELDRNRIVWFDESEAQLETTGGTWQYVYSNLSMIPDEETYEVHDIASSGQIGTLDERFVVNFAEPGEIFVQRGEMWRISEIDDEEARVKVSPIENPGGEVPSWIGQEIPVPTAVAQEVGEIRAVAQPQLQTGADATAVGRELASRYPADKYTLAEACEQLERQIESESPMPTADRIVLERQGRTIVVNAPYGHTANETLGRSLSALLGQRAGSSVGLETDPYRIELEVPTSIATSDVLAVLEETEPNHVETIVELGLKNSDALAFRLAQVSAKFGALKRWQGGSAGRLSNERLLAALEGTPMYEEAIREVFHEDLDIERASAVLEGIQSGEIELLTHRGRTPVGQGGRGSGGKELLAPENADASVIETVRERIQNDRVILLCTHCNDWKVTTKVKRVRDQPECPDCGSTRIASLNPWADEVVQAVRAAEKDDEQEKMTERAYRAASLVQSHGKQAVIAMAARGVGPHNAAQIINKLREDESEFYRDILSKEREYARTQSFWD, encoded by the coding sequence GGCCGGAGAGGGGCCGCCGAACGGGTTCGGCGCGCTCTATATCACTCCGCTTCGAGCGCTCAATCGCGACATGCGCGAACGTCTCGAGTGGTGGGGCGAGTATCTCGACCTCGCGGTCGACGTCCGCCACGGTGACACGACCGACTACCAGCGTAGCAAGCAGGCGACAGACCCGCCGGACGTGCTCGTGACGACGCCGGAGACGTTGCAGGCGATGTTGACTGGCGAGCGGTTGCGGGACGCTTTGCAAGACGTCTCCCACGTCGTGATCGACGAGGTCCACGAACTCGCGGCCTCGAAACGCGGCGCACAGCTTTCGATCGCCCTCGAGCGACTGCGTGATCTCGGGGGTTCGTTCCAGCGGATCGGACTGTCAGCGACCGTCGGCGACCCGGAAGAGGTCGGTAACTTTCTCACCGGCAGTCGTCCCTGTGAGATACGGGAGATCGACGTCGGAAGTAACGTCGACGTGACGGTTCGGGAACCCGAAATCACCGAAGAAGACGAGGAACTTGCGGGGAGACTGCTGACCGAATCCGACACTGCGAGTCACGTTCGGCTCATCCGTGACCTCGTCGCGGAACACGAGTCGACGTTGATCTTCGTCAATACGCGCCAGACCGCCGAAGCCCTCGGCTCGCGGTTCAAAGAACTCGACCTCCCGATCGGCGTCCACCACGGCTCGCTCTCGAAGGAAGCGCGGATCGATGTCGAGGACCGATTCAAAGCGGGAGAACTGGACGGCCTGCTCTGTACGTCCTCGATGGAACTGGGGATCGACGTCGGCAGCGTCGACCACGTGATCCAGTACCAGAGTCCGCGACAGGTCACGCGTCTCCTCCAGCGGATCGGCCGTGCGGGCCACCGCCAGGACGAAGTCTCGAACGGAACGATCGTGACGACCAGGCCCGACGACACGTTCGAGGCCGTCGCCATCGCGCGTCGCGCTCGCGCCGGCGAAGTCGAACCCGCGGCGATCCACGAGGGAAGTCTGGACGTCGTCGCCAACCAGATTCCAGGGATCGTCCAGAGCCGCGGGGACACCCGTCTCCGGGAGGCCTACGAGACCGTCTCGCGGGCGTACCCATTCCGTGATCTGTGCGAGGAGACGTTCCGCGAGGTCGTCTCGGAACTCGACCGAAACCGGATCGTCTGGTTCGACGAGAGCGAAGCCCAACTCGAGACGACCGGCGGCACCTGGCAGTACGTCTACTCGAATCTCTCGATGATTCCCGACGAGGAGACCTACGAGGTCCACGACATCGCCTCGAGTGGCCAGATCGGGACCCTCGACGAACGGTTCGTCGTCAACTTCGCCGAACCCGGTGAGATCTTCGTCCAGCGCGGCGAGATGTGGCGGATCAGCGAAATCGACGACGAGGAGGCCCGTGTGAAGGTTAGCCCGATCGAGAATCCTGGCGGCGAAGTGCCGTCCTGGATCGGTCAGGAGATACCGGTTCCCACGGCAGTCGCCCAGGAAGTCGGCGAGATCCGTGCCGTCGCACAGCCACAGCTACAGACGGGCGCGGACGCCACCGCCGTCGGCCGCGAGCTCGCGAGTCGGTACCCGGCAGACAAGTACACGCTCGCGGAGGCCTGCGAACAACTCGAGCGCCAGATCGAGAGCGAGTCGCCGATGCCGACGGCCGACCGGATCGTCCTCGAACGACAGGGACGAACGATCGTCGTCAACGCCCCCTACGGCCACACAGCAAACGAAACGCTCGGGCGCAGTCTCTCGGCACTGCTGGGACAACGGGCCGGATCGTCGGTCGGCCTCGAGACGGACCCCTACCGGATCGAACTCGAGGTGCCGACCTCGATCGCGACCAGCGACGTTCTGGCGGTGCTAGAGGAGACCGAGCCCAACCACGTCGAGACGATCGTCGAACTCGGACTCAAGAACTCCGACGCGCTGGCGTTTCGACTCGCACAGGTCTCGGCGAAGTTCGGCGCGCTCAAACGCTGGCAGGGCGGAAGTGCTGGCCGGCTCTCGAACGAACGGCTGCTGGCGGCACTCGAGGGGACACCGATGTACGAGGAAGCGATCCGCGAGGTGTTCCACGAGGACTTGGACATCGAACGGGCGAGTGCGGTGCTCGAGGGAATCCAGTCCGGCGAGATCGAACTTCTGACTCACCGCGGGCGGACGCCGGTCGGGCAGGGTGGCCGCGGCTCTGGCGGCAAGGAACTGCTCGCGCCCGAGAACGCCGATGCGAGCGTCATCGAGACGGTTCGGGAACGGATTCAGAACGACCGCGTCATTTTGCTGTGTACTCACTGTAACGACTGGAAGGTCACGACGAAGGTGAAACGAGTCCGCGACCAGCCCGAGTGTCCCGACTGTGGCTCGACCCGGATCGCGTCGCTGAACCCGTGGGCGGACGAAGTCGTCCAGGCGGTTCGAGCAGCAGAGAAAGACGACGAACAGGAAAAGATGACCGAACGCGCCTACCGGGCCGCGAGTCTCGTCCAGAGCCACGGCAAGCAGGCGGTGATCGCAATGGCGGCCCGCGGCGTCGGCCCGCACAATGCTGCCCAGATCATCAACAAACTCCGGGAAGACGAGTCGGAGTTCTACCGGGACATCCTCTCGAAGGAACGCGAGTACGCACGCACCCAGTCGTTCTGGGATTGA
- a CDS encoding response regulator, whose protein sequence is MSSYTVLFVDDSDFMTQHVSETLESEHGYEVEAVTTASGARSAFESTGFDCVIASYELLDENGIELAASLQDIADDIPFVLFTGNPLEPLVEEAREAGVTAFVSKSDHATGDMNVFANRIRLSIEAVN, encoded by the coding sequence ATGTCATCATATACCGTTCTTTTCGTCGACGATAGCGACTTTATGACCCAACACGTCAGTGAGACGTTAGAGTCGGAACACGGATATGAAGTCGAAGCAGTGACGACAGCATCCGGGGCACGTTCTGCGTTCGAATCGACAGGATTCGACTGCGTCATCGCCAGCTACGAGCTACTCGACGAGAACGGTATCGAACTCGCGGCCTCTCTGCAAGACATCGCGGACGACATCCCGTTCGTTCTCTTTACCGGAAACCCGCTCGAGCCGCTGGTCGAAGAAGCACGTGAGGCAGGCGTCACGGCCTTCGTCAGCAAAAGCGACCACGCGACCGGCGACATGAACGTCTTTGCAAACCGGATTCGACTCTCGATCGAAGCCGTGAACTGA
- a CDS encoding protein sorting system archaetidylserine decarboxylase, producing the protein MNIAPGGWKYAFVFLLAAPFAFLFSIGASLLLLALGAGALAFFRDPERTPPPTGVVSPADGTVSVLREDGGHVRLGVFMNVWHVHVVRAPFAGAVTDLEHVSGANRPAFSKESDRNERVHVELETNSPELPSVDLESNPIEDGSDTAGPKTDGEASDATVTLIAGAFARRIFPYVEPGDDLERGDRLGHIAFGSRVDLVFPPSVDPDDLAVEPGDSVTAGETVVFDSHSVGD; encoded by the coding sequence ATGAACATCGCGCCGGGGGGCTGGAAGTACGCTTTCGTTTTCCTGCTCGCTGCCCCCTTCGCTTTCCTGTTTAGCATCGGCGCGAGTCTCCTGTTGCTCGCGCTCGGTGCCGGAGCACTCGCGTTTTTCCGTGATCCCGAGCGGACGCCACCACCAACCGGCGTCGTCTCGCCGGCCGACGGAACCGTCTCGGTTCTCCGGGAAGACGGGGGCCACGTACGCCTTGGCGTCTTCATGAACGTCTGGCACGTCCACGTCGTCCGCGCACCTTTCGCCGGCGCCGTCACCGATCTAGAGCACGTCTCCGGCGCGAACAGGCCCGCCTTCTCGAAAGAGTCCGACCGGAACGAACGCGTCCACGTCGAACTCGAGACCAACTCGCCCGAGTTACCGTCGGTCGACCTCGAGTCGAATCCGATCGAGGACGGAAGCGACACGGCCGGTCCGAAAACCGACGGCGAGGCTTCCGACGCCACGGTTACCCTCATCGCCGGCGCGTTCGCCCGCCGAATTTTCCCCTACGTCGAACCAGGCGACGACCTCGAGCGAGGCGATCGGCTCGGCCACATCGCCTTCGGGAGTCGGGTCGATCTGGTCTTCCCGCCGTCGGTCGATCCCGACGACCTCGCGGTCGAACCCGGCGATTCGGTGACCGCCGGCGAGACGGTAGTTTTCGACTCGCATTCGGTCGGTGACTGA
- a CDS encoding AAA family ATPase: MSGSDADSGDGVSLTVQAAEKRDAGRGVARIPELARRQLGVLSGDTVVVDGEERTVAKMWPADPSVSESVVQIDADTRANAGVHVGDTVTVRTTDKSAIRNADRVTLLAPPSLSESELRVAKRKATEKLRNRPVRSGEQIRIEGVSQAPFKVVDTNPGGDVGISTETTVRIVTRGRDDGGSATTPESAGSPETARDGTDTSRPSDTEGELEQGGVTYEDIGGLDEELELVREMIELPLSEPELFQRLGVEPPSGVLLYGPPGTGKTLIARAVANEVDANFETISGPEIMSKYKGESEERLREVFERAEKNAPTIIFFDEIDSIAGQRDDEGDAENRVVGQLLTLMDGLDARGEVIVIGATNRVDTIDPALRRGGRFDREIQIGVPDEKGRKEILEVHTRGMPLSEDVDIDGIARRTHGFVGADLDAVASEAAMAAIRDRPTDTGDREEWNRDPAVDKRHFDEALASVEPSAMREYVAESPETDFSDVGGLENAKATLRESVEWPLTYDRLFEETNTQPPSGVLLYGPPGTGKTLLARALAGETDVNFVRVDGPEIVDRYVGESEKAIREVFERARQSAPSIVFFDEIDAITAARGEGHEVTERVVSQLLTELDGMRENPNLVVLAATNRKDQIDPALLRPGRLDTHVLVGDPDREAREKILEVHTRGKPLGEDINLRELAAELEGYTGADLEALVRDASMKAIREVAAEYDPDEANERADEVVIERRHLEEAREAVDL; this comes from the coding sequence ATGAGTGGATCGGATGCGGACTCGGGCGACGGCGTGTCGTTGACGGTCCAGGCCGCAGAGAAACGCGACGCCGGCCGCGGCGTCGCACGGATTCCCGAACTCGCACGACGACAGCTGGGTGTCCTGAGTGGCGACACGGTCGTCGTCGACGGTGAAGAGCGAACGGTCGCGAAGATGTGGCCGGCCGATCCGTCGGTTTCGGAGAGTGTCGTCCAGATTGACGCCGACACCCGGGCCAACGCCGGTGTTCACGTCGGCGACACCGTCACCGTCCGGACGACGGACAAGTCGGCGATCAGGAACGCCGACCGGGTGACACTCCTGGCACCGCCGTCGCTCTCCGAGAGCGAACTCCGGGTGGCAAAGCGCAAGGCGACCGAGAAACTCCGGAACAGACCAGTTCGTTCGGGCGAGCAGATACGGATCGAGGGCGTCAGCCAGGCCCCGTTCAAGGTCGTCGACACCAACCCCGGCGGCGATGTCGGCATCTCGACCGAGACGACCGTTCGGATCGTCACCAGAGGCAGGGACGACGGTGGCTCGGCTACGACGCCGGAATCAGCCGGAAGCCCGGAGACCGCTCGAGACGGCACAGACACCTCGAGGCCGTCGGACACCGAGGGTGAACTGGAGCAAGGAGGCGTCACCTACGAGGACATCGGCGGCTTGGACGAGGAACTCGAGCTCGTCCGGGAGATGATCGAACTGCCGCTGTCGGAGCCCGAACTCTTCCAGCGACTGGGCGTCGAACCGCCTTCCGGCGTCCTCCTGTACGGGCCGCCGGGCACCGGCAAGACGCTGATCGCCCGTGCGGTCGCCAACGAGGTCGACGCCAACTTCGAGACGATTTCCGGTCCGGAGATCATGTCCAAGTACAAGGGTGAATCCGAAGAACGGCTCCGCGAGGTGTTCGAACGCGCCGAGAAGAACGCTCCGACGATAATCTTCTTCGACGAGATCGACTCGATCGCCGGCCAGCGCGACGACGAGGGCGACGCCGAGAACCGGGTCGTCGGTCAACTCCTGACGCTGATGGACGGCCTCGACGCCCGCGGTGAAGTGATCGTCATCGGGGCGACGAACCGCGTCGACACGATCGATCCGGCACTCCGGCGTGGCGGTCGCTTCGACCGCGAGATCCAGATCGGCGTCCCCGACGAGAAAGGACGAAAAGAGATCCTCGAGGTGCACACCCGCGGCATGCCGTTGTCCGAGGACGTCGATATCGACGGGATCGCTCGGCGGACTCACGGCTTCGTCGGTGCCGACTTAGATGCCGTCGCGAGCGAGGCGGCGATGGCGGCGATCCGCGATCGGCCGACCGATACCGGAGATCGGGAGGAGTGGAACCGCGATCCGGCCGTCGATAAGCGTCACTTCGACGAGGCGCTGGCGTCGGTCGAACCGTCCGCGATGCGGGAGTACGTCGCCGAATCCCCCGAGACGGACTTTTCGGACGTCGGCGGCCTCGAGAACGCGAAAGCGACCTTGCGGGAGTCGGTCGAGTGGCCGCTGACCTACGATCGCCTCTTCGAGGAGACAAACACCCAGCCCCCGTCGGGCGTCCTGTTGTACGGCCCGCCGGGAACCGGGAAGACGTTGCTCGCTCGCGCACTTGCCGGCGAGACCGACGTCAACTTCGTCAGGGTGGACGGCCCGGAAATCGTCGATCGCTACGTCGGCGAGAGCGAGAAAGCCATTCGAGAGGTGTTCGAGCGGGCTCGCCAATCCGCGCCGTCGATCGTCTTCTTCGACGAAATCGACGCCATCACGGCCGCCCGTGGCGAGGGCCACGAGGTCACCGAACGCGTCGTGTCGCAACTGCTGACGGAGCTAGACGGAATGCGGGAGAACCCGAACCTCGTCGTGTTGGCCGCGACCAACCGCAAGGACCAGATCGACCCCGCGCTCTTGCGACCGGGTCGGCTCGACACGCACGTCCTCGTCGGCGACCCCGACCGCGAAGCTCGCGAGAAAATCCTCGAGGTCCACACGCGCGGGAAGCCGCTGGGAGAAGACATCAATCTCCGCGAACTCGCCGCTGAACTCGAGGGCTACACCGGCGCGGACCTCGAAGCGCTGGTCAGGGACGCCTCGATGAAAGCGATCCGCGAGGTCGCAGCGGAGTACGATCCGGACGAGGCCAACGAACGGGCCGACGAGGTCGTCATCGAGCGCCGGCATCTCGAGGAAGCACGGGAGGCTGTCGACCTCTAG